Proteins co-encoded in one Thamnophis elegans isolate rThaEle1 chromosome 1, rThaEle1.pri, whole genome shotgun sequence genomic window:
- the RALB gene encoding ras-related protein Ral-B: MAANKAKSQSSLALHKVIMVGSGGVGKSALTLQFMYDEFVEDYEPTKADSYRKKVVLDGEEVQIDILDTAGQEDYAAIRDNYFRSGEGFLLVFSITEHESFTATAEFREQILRVKAEEDKIPLLVVGNKSDLEDRRQVPVEAARSKAEEWGVQYVETSAKTRANVDKVFFDLMREIRSKKMSDNKDKNGKKSSKNKKSFKERCCLL, translated from the exons ATGGCTGCTAATAAAGCAAAAAGTCAAAGCTCTCTTGCCCTTCACAAAGTAATCATGGTGGGTAGTGGAGGCGTGGGCAAATCAGCACTTACACTTCAGTTTATGTATGATGAG TTTGTTGAAGACTATGAACCAACCAAGGCTGATAGTTACAGAAAAAAAGTTGTTCTAGATGGTGAAGAAGTCCAAATAGATATTCTGGATACAGCTGGGCAAGAAGATTATGCAGCTATTCGAGACAACTATTTCCGGAGTGGAGAAGGTTTTCTCTTAGTTTTCTCCATTACTGAGCATGAATCATTTACAGCCACAGCAGAATTTAG AGAACAGATTCTCCGTGTAAAAGCTGAAGAGGATAAAATACCATTACTAGTAGTGGGAAATAAATCAGACTTGGAGGACCGTCGACAAGTGCCTGTAGAAGCTGCTCGAAGTAAAGCAGAAGAGTGGGGGGTGCAGTATGTAGAGACATCAGCAAAAACAAGAGCAAATGTAGATAAG gtaTTTTTTGATTTGATGCGAGAAATTAGATCCAAGAAAATGTCAGACAATAAAGACAAGAATGGCAAAAAAAGCAGCAAGAATAAGAAGAGTTTTAAAGAACGATGTTGCTTATTGTGA